AGGGAGGAACTGGTTGCCGTAAAAAACGAGACTGCCATGCTCACAACCTTCAATGAAGCAGACATGTCGATGGTGATGGCGTTGAGAAAAAAATTTCAACAGCAGTTCCGGGAAAAGCACGGCATCAAGCTGGGTTTTATGTCGTTTTTCATCAAAGCCGCCACCAGAGCCTTGGAACGCTATCCCAATGTCAATTCCATGATTGAGGGGGATGAGATTGTATACCCGGAATATACAGATATTGGCATTGCTGTACAGACCCCAAAAGGATTGATGGTACCCGTAATCCGCAATACCGAAAGCCTCAGCATAGCAGAAATTGAGCGGAATGTCAAAGAATTTGCCGAAAAGGGACAAAACAACCGCATTTCCATTGAGGAGATGGAGGGTGGCACGTTCAGCATCACCAACGGCGGTGTATTTGGCTCACTTCTGTCCACACCCATACTCAATCCACCTCAGTCAGCCATACTGGGCATGCATGCCATACAAGAACGCCCTGTAGCCATAGAAGGCAAGGTAGAGATAAGACCTATGATGTACCTGGCTCTCTCCTACGATCACCGCATCATCGATGGCAAGGAATCGGTAAGCTTCCTGATGAAAGTGAAAGAATTGATAGAAAATCCACAGGCCATGCTTCCGGGAGGCAAGGATCCGGAAAGGTTGCTGCTGGGTTTATAATAGTTGGATGCTTGCCCACCGAAACGAAGTGCAGGTGGGCCTGCCCACCGAAACGCAGTGGAGGCGGGCCTGCCCACCGAAACGAAGTGAAGGTGGGCTGTCGCTGAAGCTTTAGCGTAAGCAACCGAAACGAAGTGAAGGTGGGCTGTCGCTGAAGCTTTAGGGTAAGCAACCGAAGCTTTAGCGAAGGCGGGCCTGTTCGCTGAAGCTTTAGCGAAGGCGGGCCTGAATGATTGATTAGACATAGATAATTATGCTATCTTCTAAAAATTTTGTTTTTTTAGCAAAGTTTGGCTGCACTTTAAATTCTAAAATTTGGTAGGTCTTTCTTTGGGCCGATCTTAAAAGTTAAATTGCTTAATTTTGAGAACGATACCTATCATCAGGTTACGAGAAATTTGTTTGCAGCTAAAGTTGCGGTAAGAATAATCCAGGTTAAAAATGTGTGTATTCCCAATTTTTCTATCCACAGAAGTTTCTATCTCATCTGATTATTGTTTATTTATGGACAAATGAACCCCGATAAGGCTCAGCGAACCTAAACCCGCATGCCGGTCATGCTTTTGTTGTGTAAGATTACTGCAAGCGGATTTTATTCCAAAATAACCATTTCAATATATTGCACAAATAGCGGCTTACAGAAAACCTTATTTTTAGTTGCTCAACCTTCGTAGCCATGAAATACCCAATGATAATCAACCTTATTACCTTATTCTCCGGAAGAATATAACATCTGGATGTAAAAAAATAAGGTAATAAGGTTAAGGGATGGGTAGATGCCTTATGGCTACTAATGTTTAATATAAAGAAAAATAAGGTTTTTAATACGAAATGTAATTGCTAATTTTTATTCCTATGCGGTTAGCCGAAAATATACCATTTACAACAAATCCTAAAGTGATCAACCAAACTATATATTCTTTTGCCTGAGACGCAAGTTTCTATTCAGGTTATTGCCAGTATTATTCCGATCAATACGAGAAGCCAGAAGAAAAAGCCCGGTCCGCCTGATTTCTTTTTCTTGCTGAATTGTCGGGTTTCCGCCTCTCTCCGGTACGACTCTCTTTTACTCTTCGGTATAAGCTTGATGGCAATGGAAATAAAAACCGGTACCAGTATCAGATCATCAAGCAATCCGAGCACCGGTATGAAATCAGGGATAAGATCAATGGGGCTTAATGCGTATGCCACCGTAAACATAATGATGGCTTTGGTATACCACGGCAAACCGGGATCAGTAAGCCCAACCCTTAACATATTCAGATCTCTTCTTATCCTGGAAAATATTTTGCCCCTGGCTTGACTCCAGATATTGGAGGTATATGATTTGGCTTTTCTCCAGACCTTCATCTTGATTGAACAAACAAAATTATAACTTGAAAAGACAAAATTATAACTTTGATTTTGGAATATCCAGCTTTTCCACCAGCTCTTCCAGCATAGGCTTTAAATAGGAATGGACCTTATCCAGAGCGGTGTGGTAGTCAAACCAGCCTCCTTTATCCACTTCGGGAAACTCCTTAAATTTTCCGGATTTTGGAGGCCATTCCATCTTAAAGGTATTGCTGGATAAAGCTTCCGGATCGATATGATCTTCCACAGCCCAGGCATAAACAATCTTTCCGCTTTTCTGTTTTACCGGAGTAAGTGGAATAAATTCCCCGTCAACCTCATGATCCGTCTCTTCTTTTAGTTCTCTTTTGGCTGCATCCAGAGGATCTTCTTCATCGGGAAATTCTCCTTTGGGAATGGACCATGCGC
The window above is part of the Bacteroidales bacterium genome. Proteins encoded here:
- the sucB gene encoding dihydrolipoyllysine-residue succinyltransferase, producing REELVAVKNETAMLTTFNEADMSMVMALRKKFQQQFREKHGIKLGFMSFFIKAATRALERYPNVNSMIEGDEIVYPEYTDIGIAVQTPKGLMVPVIRNTESLSIAEIERNVKEFAEKGQNNRISIEEMEGGTFSITNGGVFGSLLSTPILNPPQSAILGMHAIQERPVAIEGKVEIRPMMYLALSYDHRIIDGKESVSFLMKVKELIENPQAMLPGGKDPERLLLGL
- a CDS encoding DUF1232 domain-containing protein, with the protein product MKVWRKAKSYTSNIWSQARGKIFSRIRRDLNMLRVGLTDPGLPWYTKAIIMFTVAYALSPIDLIPDFIPVLGLLDDLILVPVFISIAIKLIPKSKRESYRREAETRQFSKKKKSGGPGFFFWLLVLIGIILAIT
- a CDS encoding NUDIX domain-containing protein; protein product: MDKRSKQSAGILVYRFNGSRFEVFLVHPGGPFWRNKDMGAWSIPKGEFPDEEDPLDAAKRELKEETDHEVDGEFIPLTPVKQKSGKIVYAWAVEDHIDPEALSSNTFKMEWPPKSGKFKEFPEVDKGGWFDYHTALDKVHSYLKPMLEELVEKLDIPKSKL